Genomic DNA from uncultured Methanospirillum sp.:
TTTTATTCAGTCGGCATTATTTCTGTGGTAACAGTTCAAGGAGCATGAGGAATAATTCCTCACCTCACTGGAGCAGATACGTCTTCCATCTTTATCAACCGTGATAGATGGATGAGGCTATATTGTCTGTAACTCTGACATTTCCTGGTGAACATCGAAGACCTGATTTATCTATCGTTCCGGATAAATCTCTCCTTGTAGAAATTATTCTGGCTCATGTACAATGCAGCTACCGGGTTATGGCCAAGTGCCCGATCTTTGACGATGAGCGGTGTCGTCTCTCCGGTGCAGTGGCGTAGAAACAGGATGTCATGGCCGATACACAGGCCGACCATTATGTTCAGGTCTGTCTTTTCACGGTTGAGCACTTCTGCCTGGAGTATCGGGTTACAGAAGACATTCCCCTCAATCCCGGCATCCTGTGGGTTTACTTCACCACACAGGCAGGAGACCGAGAGTACCTGAAACCCGTTTGCCTCAAGGATGTCTGATAATAACTTTGATTCAAACAATAATGCATAGCACGTGGCAATCCCGAGTCTTTTCATCCCTCTGATTTTTGCATACTCCATGATCTCGTCAACCCGTGTCCACGATAACTTCTCATGCGGATTTTTAGGATCAAGGA
This window encodes:
- a CDS encoding DUF1847 domain-containing protein; protein product: MDTKNPNCAQCTSRRCGTTDKDIPVPVSCPTEAYADIIGETTERYHRPENKAVIQGWHKLMSKILDPKNPHEKLSWTRVDEIMEYAKIRGMKRLGIATCYALLFESKLLSDILEANGFQVLSVSCLCGEVNPQDAGIEGNVFCNPILQAEVLNREKTDLNIMVGLCIGHDILFLRHCTGETTPLIVKDRALGHNPVAALYMSQNNFYKERFIRNDR